One genomic segment of bacterium includes these proteins:
- a CDS encoding serine/threonine protein kinase, translating to MPDERNTFIVKLNPGALVGNKRYEIVDIIGEGAMGTVYLCRRKDLDDRVFTLKALRPDIASDLTIAERFRNEVMAAFDVSHKNIVRAYDYINEDGLVAYTMEYVEGGDLANYLLSQTDRIPVKNAIDIMMEIAEGTEALHQAGIIHRDLKPENVLLSKEGHVKISDFGISIIGNKKRQTQTGSLVGTVNYLSPEYLLEGKVDKRSDIYAIGVIAYELLTKKHPFPGDSMFQSMKKQVDATFDPPRKLRPDCPMILESIILKCLRINPDDRYQSCAEIFQELKKAKDYKPASTLTTGTTLPKLPAVKLEIEGVEQEESRSQSVNNNKPTQRNHPTVTPSSGKIPTKTNFKSPLQTNVAKETADYLNLAVTILIIVAALIMGTIAFSSLIATLFKAH from the coding sequence ATGCCAGACGAGCGTAATACTTTTATTGTTAAGCTTAATCCCGGTGCTTTAGTTGGGAATAAGCGCTATGAGATTGTTGACATCATCGGCGAAGGTGCGATGGGAACAGTCTATCTTTGTCGTCGCAAGGATTTAGATGATCGTGTTTTTACTCTCAAAGCCTTACGTCCAGATATTGCCAGTGATTTGACAATTGCCGAGCGTTTCCGCAACGAAGTCATGGCGGCTTTCGACGTTTCCCATAAAAACATTGTACGTGCTTATGATTATATCAACGAGGACGGCCTTGTCGCTTATACCATGGAGTATGTTGAGGGCGGAGACCTAGCGAATTATTTGCTCAGTCAAACCGACCGCATTCCCGTGAAGAACGCCATCGATATTATGATGGAAATTGCAGAAGGCACAGAGGCCTTGCATCAAGCCGGAATTATCCACCGTGACTTGAAACCTGAGAACGTGCTTTTATCCAAAGAGGGGCATGTCAAAATATCGGACTTCGGGATTTCGATCATCGGTAATAAAAAGCGCCAAACCCAAACTGGTAGTTTGGTTGGAACTGTTAATTATTTAAGCCCAGAATATTTACTTGAAGGTAAGGTTGATAAGCGCTCGGATATTTATGCAATTGGTGTGATTGCTTATGAGCTTCTGACCAAGAAACATCCTTTCCCTGGGGACAGTATGTTTCAGAGCATGAAAAAACAAGTTGATGCAACGTTTGATCCGCCACGAAAATTACGTCCGGATTGTCCAATGATTTTGGAGTCAATTATCCTTAAATGTTTGCGCATTAATCCTGATGACCGCTATCAATCCTGCGCAGAAATCTTTCAAGAATTAAAAAAAGCTAAGGATTATAAACCAGCATCAACTTTAACAACCGGAACAACTTTGCCCAAGCTTCCTGCTGTAAAATTGGAAATCGAGGGAGTCGAACAGGAGGAGAGTCGATCGCAGTCAGTAAACAATAACAAGCCGACTCAACGCAATCATCCAACTGTGACTCCAAGTTCAGGTAAGATTCCTACGAAAACAAATTTCAAATCTCCGCTACAAACTAATGTTGCCAAGGAAACAGCAGATTACCTTAACCTTGCAGTTACAATACTGATTATTGTTGCTGCGCTGATTATGGGGACGATTGCCTTTTCGTCATTGATCGCTACTTTATTTAAGGCTCATTGA
- a CDS encoding ABC transporter permease produces the protein MIIGESIRLAVESLRHHKLRTFLTILGMTIGVFAVVALVSLGQGAKNYVMSEFENLGTNIILIQPGKSDKKSNFGPPIGSAATKMTLADVKALQKKTYTLEAVTGVVLGTASIRYQESVSNAQVLGTNDQFPKIIKIRIDSGSYYSSEEDDYGRRVVVLGAKLYQQLFGRESALGKSVKLNSSEFRVIGTLLDAGDTLGLNIDEFAFIPTQSALRLFNEDKLFGIRAKANAKVTIDLAVEEITNILKERRDGEEDFTVITQLTMMDSMNNLLDMLSYVLGGIAAISMLVGGIGIMNIMLVSVTERTQEIGIRRAVGARKRDIMSQFISEAVMLSVLSGLIGILLASSLAFVFRIFYPSFNMQAPYWIYLPAFLLSVIVGVVFGAWPARKASNIQILDALRHE, from the coding sequence ATGATTATCGGTGAATCAATCCGTTTAGCGGTCGAATCTTTAAGACATCACAAGCTCAGAACATTCCTCACGATTCTGGGAATGACAATCGGTGTTTTTGCTGTAGTTGCTTTGGTTTCGCTGGGACAGGGCGCAAAAAATTATGTCATGTCTGAATTTGAAAACCTGGGCACAAATATTATTTTAATCCAACCTGGAAAGAGCGATAAGAAATCCAATTTTGGACCACCGATTGGATCGGCCGCGACAAAAATGACGTTAGCTGACGTTAAAGCTTTACAAAAGAAAACTTATACTCTCGAAGCAGTTACTGGCGTTGTGCTGGGCACGGCGAGTATTCGCTATCAGGAGTCAGTCAGTAATGCGCAAGTCTTAGGCACAAATGATCAATTCCCGAAGATCATTAAGATTCGAATCGATAGCGGAAGTTACTATAGTAGTGAAGAAGATGACTATGGAAGACGGGTAGTTGTTCTAGGAGCGAAGCTTTATCAGCAATTGTTTGGCCGCGAATCAGCGCTAGGCAAGTCAGTGAAACTAAATAGCAGCGAGTTTCGGGTGATTGGAACACTCCTTGATGCCGGGGATACCTTGGGTTTGAATATTGATGAATTTGCCTTTATCCCTACGCAGTCGGCTTTACGTTTATTTAATGAAGATAAATTATTTGGCATTCGCGCCAAGGCAAACGCTAAGGTTACAATTGATCTTGCAGTCGAAGAAATTACTAATATCTTGAAAGAACGCCGTGACGGCGAGGAAGATTTCACTGTGATTACTCAATTAACAATGATGGACAGTATGAATAACTTACTGGACATGCTTTCCTATGTTTTGGGCGGCATTGCTGCAATCTCAATGCTTGTTGGCGGTATTGGAATTATGAATATCATGCTTGTCAGTGTCACTGAACGAACTCAAGAAATCGGGATTCGTCGTGCAGTCGGTGCGCGTAAAAGAGATATTATGTCGCAGTTTATCAGTGAGGCAGTGATGCTTTCGGTTTTGAGCGGGTTAATCGGAATTCTCTTAGCTTCCTCCTTGGCGTTTGTGTTCCGGATTTTTTATCCAAGTTTTAACATGCAGGCACCGTATTGGATTTATCTTCCGGCGTTTCTACTTTCTGTAATCGTTGGTGTTGTTTTTGGCGCATGGCCAGCAAGAAAAGCAAGTAATATCCAGATCCTTGATGCCTTGCGACATGAATAG
- a CDS encoding ABC transporter ATP-binding protein: MKQIELVNLSKQFVRGEETIEALRAINLTVNSGDFISVTGASGSGKSTLLHIIGLLDRASTGDYFLNGINTVSLNDPERAQLRNTALGFIFQSFFLLPKVSALRNVTMPLVYHGGISIKDQKMRAEEALLKVGLQDRMKHLPNELSGGQRQRVAIARAIVNHPQILLADEPTGNLDFKTGRSILALFNTLNQEGMTILMVTHDAEIAQYGKRQITFFDGLMTVSR, encoded by the coding sequence ATGAAGCAAATTGAGCTCGTCAATTTATCTAAGCAATTTGTTCGCGGTGAAGAAACGATTGAGGCACTGCGTGCAATTAACTTGACGGTCAACTCAGGTGATTTCATTAGTGTCACTGGCGCCTCTGGCAGTGGCAAGTCAACACTGCTGCATATTATCGGGTTACTCGACAGAGCAAGCACTGGGGATTATTTTCTTAACGGGATTAATACAGTTTCCTTAAACGATCCCGAACGCGCGCAGCTGCGTAATACAGCTTTGGGTTTCATTTTTCAAAGTTTTTTTCTACTCCCTAAGGTTTCAGCACTCCGTAACGTCACGATGCCTTTGGTTTATCACGGCGGAATTTCAATTAAAGATCAAAAAATGCGTGCAGAAGAAGCACTGCTCAAGGTCGGTTTGCAGGACCGGATGAAGCATTTGCCTAACGAGCTTTCGGGTGGACAGCGTCAACGTGTGGCAATTGCTCGTGCGATCGTCAACCATCCACAAATTCTTCTGGCTGATGAGCCAACCGGAAATTTGGATTTTAAAACCGGTCGGAGCATTTTAGCTTTATTTAACACACTTAACCAAGAAGGAATGACGATTTTGATGGTCACGCACGATGCTGAGATTGCTCAATATGGCAAGCGTCAAATCACATTCTTTGATGGTCTGATGACTGTGAGTCGGTAG
- a CDS encoding efflux RND transporter periplasmic adaptor subunit, translated as MRVLICLLSILTACTTPPVVKVARVKRATIAETVSSITSGTIEAEQSAELSFGAVGRVKTLNTRIGNLVKRGEILAELENDDLKSQLLITNQELARHENLFKIKAISESALQTIRMQRDLAKGAYEKSQIIAPFDGLIAELNLEVGQLSQITAVIPKPLIRIVDTLPRYVQAEIDEVDISKVKVGMPAKVTILATRREPFEASVRKVINYVTSAKEQDRTSQIELDLAADRQELIPAGASADVEVVIQIHENALVVPVRALLGRANQRYLYILQDSKAQRREVKTGIVNYEYAEILVGLSESDTVIVPSEKDEISDQVTVSVKDEAN; from the coding sequence ATGCGCGTTTTGATTTGCCTTCTTTCGATCCTTACAGCCTGCACTACGCCACCCGTAGTTAAAGTAGCAAGAGTTAAGCGTGCCACTATTGCTGAAACAGTTTCTAGCATTACTTCAGGAACAATTGAAGCTGAGCAGTCTGCCGAGCTTTCTTTTGGGGCCGTGGGTCGCGTAAAAACATTAAATACGCGCATCGGTAACCTGGTAAAACGCGGAGAAATTTTAGCTGAACTTGAAAATGATGATCTAAAATCTCAACTGCTCATTACCAATCAAGAGCTGGCGCGACATGAAAATCTTTTTAAAATCAAAGCAATCTCAGAAAGCGCGCTGCAAACGATTCGCATGCAGCGGGATTTGGCCAAAGGAGCTTACGAAAAAAGTCAGATCATCGCGCCCTTCGATGGACTGATCGCAGAACTGAATCTGGAAGTCGGACAACTTTCTCAGATTACAGCAGTTATCCCTAAACCGCTAATTCGTATCGTTGATACGCTGCCGCGTTACGTCCAGGCCGAGATTGATGAAGTTGACATCTCGAAAGTAAAAGTCGGCATGCCAGCAAAGGTTACAATTTTAGCTACACGCCGTGAACCTTTTGAAGCCAGCGTCCGTAAAGTCATTAACTATGTCACCTCAGCAAAAGAACAAGATCGCACCTCACAAATTGAACTAGACTTGGCCGCAGATCGTCAAGAGTTGATCCCGGCTGGTGCTTCTGCCGATGTCGAAGTAGTGATTCAAATCCATGAGAACGCATTAGTTGTGCCAGTGCGTGCACTCTTGGGACGTGCGAATCAGCGCTATCTTTATATTTTGCAAGACAGTAAGGCGCAGCGACGTGAGGTTAAAACGGGAATCGTCAATTATGAATATGCCGAAATCCTTGTTGGATTATCTGAATCCGATACAGTCATCGTCCCTTCGGAGAAAGACGAAATCTCAGATCAAGTAACTGTGTCAGTGAAAGATGAAGCAAATTGA
- a CDS encoding PLP-dependent transferase, with product MKKISIETAVVNFSKQFGEKGSLNVPIYQNSTFKQKIPGTWEEYTYTRTNNPTEEALRNTIAGLENAKYGIVFSSGLAAINAVTELLAPGDHIISTADIYGGTHRLFSCFTQKKNMSFSYVDTTNLAAVEEAINAQTKLIYVETPSNPLLSITDIAALSKLTKARGILLAIDNTMATPYLQRPLELGADLVIHSTSKYLSGHTNVIGGAVVSNNDQLLQELKFIHKAVGGSPAPFDCYLTMLGIKTLALRMKQHEANAQSITSFLKGHKKISRIYYPGLSEHPQHALAKQQMSGFGGIVSFEIDGDEAAAQRFIGAIEHFSLAVSFGSVASLIDYPAKMSHKEMAREERLQRGFSDSLIRLSVGIEKDTDLIADIGNALDKV from the coding sequence ATGAAAAAAATTAGCATTGAAACAGCTGTAGTGAATTTCAGTAAGCAATTTGGCGAAAAAGGTTCACTGAATGTTCCGATTTATCAAAACTCTACCTTCAAACAAAAAATTCCTGGGACGTGGGAAGAGTATACGTATACGCGCACAAATAATCCAACTGAGGAGGCGTTGCGCAACACCATTGCCGGGTTAGAAAATGCAAAATACGGAATAGTTTTTAGTTCTGGATTGGCGGCAATTAATGCTGTGACTGAATTACTTGCGCCTGGCGATCACATCATTTCGACGGCAGATATTTATGGTGGTACGCATCGCTTATTTAGTTGTTTTACGCAAAAGAAAAATATGAGTTTTTCTTATGTCGACACAACAAATTTGGCTGCAGTTGAGGAGGCAATTAATGCGCAGACAAAATTAATTTATGTAGAAACGCCTTCAAATCCACTGCTTTCTATTACGGATATTGCGGCGCTAAGTAAGCTAACAAAAGCACGGGGGATACTCTTAGCAATTGATAATACGATGGCTACGCCTTATTTGCAGAGGCCGCTTGAGCTGGGTGCAGACTTAGTAATTCACAGCACGTCGAAGTATTTATCTGGGCATACTAATGTTATCGGTGGAGCGGTTGTTTCTAACAATGATCAGTTACTGCAGGAGTTGAAATTTATTCATAAAGCCGTCGGTGGATCGCCCGCGCCGTTTGACTGTTATTTAACGATGCTGGGGATTAAAACTTTAGCGCTTCGCATGAAGCAGCATGAAGCAAATGCCCAAAGTATTACTAGTTTTTTGAAGGGACACAAGAAAATTTCTCGGATTTATTATCCGGGGTTAAGCGAGCATCCGCAGCATGCTTTAGCAAAGCAGCAAATGTCGGGATTTGGTGGGATAGTCTCCTTTGAAATTGACGGAGATGAGGCAGCGGCGCAGAGATTTATTGGGGCGATTGAGCATTTCTCTTTAGCTGTTTCTTTTGGTTCTGTTGCATCACTGATTGATTATCCAGCTAAGATGTCACACAAAGAAATGGCGCGAGAGGAGCGGCTGCAGCGTGGATTTAGTGATTCCTTGATTCGGCTTTCGGTTGGTATTGAAAAGGATACGGATCTGATTGCTGATATTGGAAATGCCTTAGATAAAGTTTAG
- a CDS encoding transposase: MENRKFYKNNDLIMVTFRTEEGLPFVPLEFMNKLIYSALAKGQELYPVELAGYTFELNHGHLFIRVTDPELVPKFIGYIKQETAHYLNRLLGRRKRTVWCEGYDSPVLLDYQKALDSFGYGILNPVKDCLVSKMSEYPGVSSYNLMMEGTNSVNCTAIARDSVPRIKNPTAPYNENDNIVKILEELNQTTAKLTIDPYCWKSCFYETQQMNPDEFENLVKLSIENKEKEFILARKNKTVIGRKLLKRSSILKKHTPATWGRKMICLSNYEDLRKQFIKHYRSLATQAYQVYLSWKKGLRDLEFPPGMFPPSFPRLSNLNPAMAFT; encoded by the coding sequence ATGGAAAACCGCAAATTCTACAAAAATAATGATCTAATCATGGTAACGTTCAGGACTGAAGAAGGGCTTCCATTTGTCCCTCTAGAATTCATGAATAAGCTCATATACTCGGCTCTTGCCAAGGGCCAAGAGCTTTATCCTGTTGAGCTTGCAGGATATACCTTTGAACTAAACCATGGACACCTATTTATCAGAGTCACAGACCCTGAACTTGTCCCTAAATTCATCGGATACATTAAACAAGAAACAGCCCACTACCTAAATCGACTCCTAGGAAGAAGAAAGCGTACAGTTTGGTGTGAAGGTTACGATTCTCCAGTGCTTCTCGATTATCAGAAAGCCTTAGATTCGTTTGGATATGGGATACTCAATCCAGTTAAAGATTGTTTAGTCTCTAAAATGTCAGAATATCCAGGCGTAAGTTCATATAATCTTATGATGGAAGGAACTAATTCCGTTAATTGCACTGCCATTGCTCGAGATTCCGTACCACGTATTAAAAATCCAACTGCGCCTTACAACGAGAATGACAACATAGTAAAAATTCTAGAAGAACTAAATCAAACAACTGCCAAATTAACTATAGATCCCTATTGCTGGAAGTCATGTTTTTATGAAACTCAGCAAATGAACCCTGATGAGTTTGAAAATTTAGTTAAGCTATCGATTGAAAATAAGGAAAAGGAATTCATTCTTGCGCGAAAGAATAAAACAGTGATTGGAAGAAAATTACTAAAAAGAAGTTCGATATTAAAGAAACATACTCCCGCAACGTGGGGAAGAAAAATGATTTGTTTATCGAATTATGAAGATTTAAGAAAACAGTTTATAAAGCATTATCGTTCACTTGCAACTCAAGCCTATCAAGTATACTTATCCTGGAAAAAGGGGTTACGTGATCTCGAGTTCCCTCCAGGGATGTTTCCACCATCATTTCCAAGATTATCTAATCTTAATCCAGCAATGGCATTTACTTAA
- the hflX gene encoding GTPase HflX: protein MQAIISGQIKSLRPSEYKLLEKLASRRCEPQDIIDANLAERAAELAQLLGVQVGLLIEREGKVTHVAVGSRDRLYLPDLGRFRLSRARLRRLRLVVFMPHAQDRIEKLPREQQLILRLSAAGAREEVRTSQGKSTFGLEIPRDFITDLEKLRLDLVAVVPLGDRGDIGPISVAHLTAPQNESVQSNDRVITIHYGKVIGQIGIDFQYLMSELEESFSSAAETTVATKPNGAILVGVYTCPIREAQYSMDELEELARTAGVTVLDKVMQRRKAIDPKTVIGQGKLEELVLHSLDLGAELIIIDRELSPGQLRSITNLTALKVLDRSMLILDIFAQRANTSEGRLQVELAQLKYSLPRLTEKDSGLSRLTGGIGGRGPGETKLEIGRRRVRDRISDLEKRIDGISRQRALRRERRQVRGVPVIAIVGYTNAGKSTLLNTLTQGSVLVENKLFATLDPSSRRMRFPNSREVIFVDTVGFIRELPRELVTAFRATLEEVNEADVLLHLVDGTSPEMRMQIEVVQGTLNALGYGDKPRVLVLNKVDKLQAHEAASLANAVGGLLISALMKEGLTEVLACLQDRILDLHPSQSSY, encoded by the coding sequence ATGCAAGCAATTATTTCGGGTCAAATTAAGTCACTACGTCCTAGTGAGTATAAGCTTTTAGAAAAGCTGGCTAGTCGGCGTTGTGAGCCGCAGGACATCATTGATGCAAATCTTGCTGAGCGGGCAGCCGAACTTGCGCAGTTGCTTGGCGTGCAGGTTGGCTTGTTAATTGAGCGTGAGGGTAAGGTCACGCATGTTGCTGTTGGTAGTAGAGACCGGTTGTACTTGCCAGATCTGGGACGCTTCCGTCTGAGTCGTGCGCGCTTGAGGCGTTTGCGTTTAGTTGTTTTTATGCCGCATGCGCAAGACCGGATTGAGAAGCTCCCCCGTGAGCAGCAACTGATCTTGCGTTTAAGTGCTGCTGGGGCGCGAGAGGAGGTCAGAACTTCTCAGGGCAAGTCAACGTTTGGGCTGGAAATTCCGCGCGATTTCATTACTGACTTAGAAAAGCTACGGCTTGATTTAGTTGCAGTTGTTCCGCTCGGAGATCGTGGGGACATTGGCCCGATTAGTGTTGCGCACTTAACTGCGCCGCAAAATGAATCAGTGCAGTCAAATGATCGAGTTATCACGATTCACTATGGCAAGGTGATTGGGCAGATTGGCATTGATTTTCAGTATTTGATGTCGGAGCTCGAGGAGAGTTTTTCTTCAGCGGCTGAAACGACGGTTGCAACTAAGCCCAATGGTGCAATTTTGGTCGGAGTATATACATGTCCGATTCGGGAAGCTCAGTATTCGATGGATGAGTTAGAGGAGCTGGCGCGAACTGCTGGTGTGACGGTGCTGGATAAGGTGATGCAGCGGCGTAAGGCGATTGACCCAAAGACTGTGATTGGCCAGGGGAAGCTTGAGGAGTTGGTTTTACATAGCCTTGATTTGGGTGCGGAGTTAATCATTATTGATCGGGAGCTTAGTCCTGGGCAGTTGCGTTCGATTACAAATTTAACGGCGTTGAAGGTTTTGGATCGTAGTATGTTGATTTTAGATATTTTTGCGCAGCGTGCCAATACGAGTGAGGGGCGTTTGCAGGTTGAGCTTGCGCAGTTAAAGTATTCTTTGCCGCGGCTGACGGAGAAAGATTCTGGACTGAGTCGGTTGACGGGTGGAATTGGGGGTCGTGGGCCTGGGGAGACTAAGCTTGAGATTGGGCGTCGTCGTGTGCGGGATCGGATTAGTGATTTAGAGAAGCGGATTGATGGGATTTCGCGGCAGCGGGCGTTGCGGCGGGAGCGGCGGCAGGTGCGTGGGGTGCCGGTAATTGCGATTGTTGGTTATACGAATGCGGGCAAGTCGACGTTGTTGAATACGTTAACGCAGGGGTCGGTGTTGGTGGAGAACAAGCTTTTTGCGACGCTTGATCCGTCGAGTCGCAGGATGCGGTTTCCGAATAGTCGGGAGGTGATTTTTGTAGATACGGTGGGGTTTATTCGGGAGCTTCCGCGGGAGTTGGTGACGGCGTTTAGGGCGACGTTGGAGGAGGTGAATGAGGCGGATGTGTTGTTGCATTTGGTTGATGGGACGAGTCCGGAGATGCGGATGCAGATTGAGGTTGTGCAGGGGACGTTGAATGCTTTGGGGTATGGGGACAAGCCGCGGGTGTTGGTGTTGAATAAGGTTGACAAGTTGCAGGCGCATGAAGCTGCCTCCCTAGCTAATGCAGTAGGGGGGCTACTGATCTCTGCGCTAATGAAGGAGGGGCTGACGGAGGTGCTTGCATGTCTTCAGGACCGCATTCTTGACCTCCACCCATCTCAGTCATCTTACTAG
- a CDS encoding cobyrinate a,c-diamide synthase — translation MSHEQTLRPLSRVLLAGASRGAGTSSAVLGLLAVLKRKGQSVAAARIGHGLVETTFHRRVIGRLSHSLDPWILSLPQLLDSLGTLSLGTDLLVIEGDIGIFDSYQADAAVKNLADFALLTETPVILVVNAKQYAEGIKALVSGFINYDRELKFAGIICSHILDDKHEQVIRRAVESLGSIPYLGSIFIGDSDLLAGKEYGRAPAVPSLISRSKIVHAADLVERGVDVGQVRSIADAAPALKLAFPPKINAQRRVRIAVADDAAFHLTFQNNLDILRSEGAELVPFSPLADQKLPARIGGIYLPSGYPHLYAQDLQNNANLRAEIHAFASGGGTLYAEGTALAYCCKQLQLTSGDIYEMLGILPGLAKSNFPESESARLALVEVSSFEETVISHVGSKFRGLRDLRFHVRLEDKVLSCFQILDPSQGSSVTTEGLSPHSNTICTSVLAHWGANSGMAKTFIEAAAMQVIGQ, via the coding sequence ATGTCCCATGAACAAACGCTGAGACCTCTATCGCGAGTGCTACTTGCCGGTGCCTCCAGGGGGGCAGGGACAAGTTCAGCAGTGCTGGGCTTACTTGCGGTCCTTAAGCGTAAGGGACAAAGTGTTGCCGCAGCGCGGATTGGACATGGACTAGTCGAAACCACTTTTCATCGGCGAGTCATTGGTCGGCTCTCGCATTCACTTGACCCGTGGATTTTAAGTCTGCCGCAGTTGCTCGATTCGCTCGGGACTTTGTCGTTGGGCACAGATTTGCTGGTGATTGAAGGCGATATTGGAATCTTTGATTCGTATCAAGCTGATGCTGCGGTGAAGAATTTAGCCGATTTTGCGTTATTAACTGAAACACCAGTGATTTTAGTGGTCAATGCGAAGCAATATGCCGAGGGAATTAAGGCGCTTGTTAGTGGATTTATTAATTACGACCGCGAGTTGAAATTTGCAGGGATTATTTGTTCGCATATTCTTGACGATAAGCATGAACAAGTAATTCGTCGTGCTGTCGAGTCGCTGGGGAGCATACCTTATCTAGGTTCAATCTTCATTGGGGATTCCGATCTCTTAGCGGGAAAAGAATATGGGCGTGCACCTGCAGTGCCAAGCTTGATTAGCCGCAGTAAAATTGTGCATGCGGCAGATTTGGTTGAGCGCGGCGTTGATGTAGGCCAAGTGCGCTCGATTGCAGATGCAGCGCCGGCGTTGAAATTGGCTTTTCCACCAAAAATAAATGCACAACGGCGTGTGCGCATCGCTGTTGCCGATGACGCAGCGTTTCATTTAACATTTCAGAATAATTTAGACATTTTGCGCAGTGAAGGGGCTGAGTTAGTGCCCTTCTCGCCGCTTGCCGACCAGAAGTTGCCAGCTCGTATTGGAGGGATTTATCTTCCTAGTGGTTATCCGCATTTATATGCGCAAGATTTACAGAATAATGCGAATTTACGTGCAGAGATTCATGCTTTTGCCAGTGGCGGCGGGACGCTTTATGCAGAAGGAACCGCGCTTGCTTATTGCTGCAAGCAGCTGCAGCTTACTTCGGGGGATATTTATGAAATGCTAGGAATTCTTCCTGGGCTTGCCAAGTCGAATTTCCCGGAAAGTGAGTCAGCTCGTTTGGCCTTAGTTGAAGTTAGTTCATTTGAAGAAACAGTAATCTCTCATGTGGGGTCAAAGTTTCGCGGCTTGAGGGATTTACGGTTTCACGTCCGACTTGAAGATAAAGTTCTAAGCTGTTTTCAAATTCTCGATCCAAGTCAAGGTTCAAGTGTTACAACTGAGGGACTTTCTCCGCATTCAAATACGATTTGTACTTCTGTGCTTGCGCACTGGGGGGCAAATAGTGGCATGGCAAAAACTTTTATTGAGGCCGCGGCTATGCAGGTTATAGGGCAGTGA
- a CDS encoding site-specific DNA-methyltransferase yields MASKRSLSLVADPIETEKGFKRFVGELWTAEQRQMHSLHYIVSYRASFKPELPDFCIRRYSKPGAVVLDPFCGRGTTVLQANLLGRVGWATDVNPLAVLMAQAKTQPARLDEVVLRLNDVDFRRPVDLTGYQENFAPFYHPDTYREMLNLKAFLKKNRDRVNRFIELLALSRLHGHSPGFFSVYSFPQISIPPQRQQAINLKRHQEPEYRPIAPRIIRKCAQALRDGFSQDFFHAASANFYAVSDSRNLSSIPTNSVDLIVTSPPFLDKVDYLLDNWLECWFSGVEQKAFRENLVMSRSIAEWKEFITGVLQEMSRVLKPGSFAIIEVGEVEQDGKTIYLDEIVAEAASEVRRDGKRLIVSEILVNQQQFTKLANCFKVENNKKGTNTNRLVVLKCSARTTIARKAKS; encoded by the coding sequence GTGGCAAGTAAACGTTCATTATCATTGGTAGCTGACCCAATCGAAACAGAGAAAGGTTTTAAGCGTTTTGTCGGGGAACTTTGGACCGCTGAGCAAAGACAAATGCATTCATTGCATTATATTGTTAGCTATCGCGCAAGTTTTAAACCCGAATTACCGGACTTTTGTATTCGTCGTTATTCTAAGCCCGGAGCGGTCGTTTTAGACCCATTTTGTGGGCGCGGAACCACTGTTTTGCAGGCGAATTTGCTGGGGCGGGTTGGTTGGGCAACTGATGTAAACCCGCTGGCTGTCTTAATGGCGCAGGCAAAAACTCAGCCTGCGCGGCTGGATGAAGTCGTATTAAGGTTAAATGATGTAGATTTTCGGCGACCTGTTGATTTGACTGGCTATCAGGAGAACTTTGCTCCATTTTACCACCCCGATACATACCGTGAAATGCTTAACTTAAAAGCATTTTTAAAAAAGAATCGCGATCGCGTAAACCGTTTTATTGAACTGCTCGCGCTTTCACGTTTACATGGGCACTCTCCAGGATTTTTCTCTGTATACTCATTTCCGCAAATTTCAATTCCACCGCAGCGCCAACAAGCAATTAATTTAAAGCGCCACCAAGAACCTGAATATCGACCAATTGCGCCACGAATAATTCGCAAATGTGCACAAGCGCTTCGTGACGGATTTTCTCAGGACTTTTTTCATGCTGCGAGCGCTAATTTTTATGCGGTCTCGGATTCACGGAATCTCAGCTCGATCCCGACAAATTCCGTTGATTTGATTGTAACTTCACCGCCATTTCTCGATAAAGTTGACTATTTGCTGGATAATTGGCTCGAATGTTGGTTTTCCGGAGTGGAACAGAAGGCGTTTAGAGAGAATCTCGTAATGTCACGCTCGATTGCGGAGTGGAAGGAGTTTATTACGGGCGTGCTTCAAGAAATGTCACGAGTATTAAAGCCCGGAAGCTTTGCGATTATTGAAGTCGGTGAAGTCGAGCAAGACGGGAAGACTATTTACCTCGATGAAATAGTTGCTGAGGCTGCAAGTGAAGTGCGTCGAGACGGGAAACGCTTAATCGTTTCTGAGATTTTAGTAAATCAGCAGCAATTTACAAAACTTGCAAACTGCTTCAAAGTTGAGAACAATAAAAAGGGAACAAATACAAACCGCCTCGTCGTCTTGAAGTGCTCTGCACGTACGACAATTGCGCGTAAAGCAAAATCATAA